In Candidatus Defluviilinea proxima, a single genomic region encodes these proteins:
- a CDS encoding bifunctional sulfate adenylyltransferase/adenylylsulfate kinase translates to MSKAKLITPYGGKLVNLVVEGKEREELLARAPKLSSIKITMRNLCDLELLATGGFSPLTTFMGKADYERVLKEMRLADGTLFPLPITLTADPKELPTVGEDLVLRNSNNDTIAIMTLEEVYHWDAEVEATHAYGSNDPRHPMVSEMQRWGKVCITGPLKVINLPKYHDFVNLRHTPAQVRTMLEDMGHDNVVAFQTRNPLHRIHEELTKRAAAQVNGSLIVHPVVGMTKPGDVDHYTRVRTYKALVDNYYDKKNTMLSLLPLAMRMAGPREAILHAIIRRNHGANHFIVGRDHAGPGNNSAGKPFYGPYDAQELMTKHETELGVKMVPFEMLVYLPDEDRYVEEKDVPKGAKVANISGTQVRDDYLAKGKLLPDWFTRPETAEILRQMYPPKNKQGFCIWFTGLSGSGKSATTQVLTSLMLERGREIAILDGDVVRTHLSKGLGFSKEDRDTNILRIGFVAGEIVHAGGAVICAAISPYRSTRNEARKMVGDNFITVYMDTPVEVCEERDVKGLYAKARQAMEDGKPMGFTGVDDPYEPPIDPEITLKGFGATPEENAHIIIKYLEEQGYLNSN, encoded by the coding sequence ATGTCAAAAGCAAAACTGATCACCCCATACGGGGGAAAACTGGTGAATCTGGTTGTAGAAGGGAAAGAACGTGAAGAGCTTCTTGCTCGTGCGCCGAAACTTTCCTCCATCAAGATCACCATGCGTAATCTTTGTGACCTCGAGTTGCTTGCCACTGGCGGATTCTCGCCCCTTACTACTTTCATGGGCAAAGCTGACTATGAGCGCGTACTTAAGGAAATGCGACTTGCAGATGGGACTCTCTTCCCGCTTCCCATCACACTGACAGCTGATCCCAAGGAACTGCCGACTGTTGGCGAGGATCTTGTCTTGCGCAACTCAAACAACGACACGATTGCTATCATGACGCTTGAAGAAGTTTATCATTGGGACGCTGAAGTAGAAGCCACACATGCGTACGGTTCCAATGATCCGCGTCATCCGATGGTTTCTGAGATGCAACGTTGGGGCAAGGTTTGTATCACTGGCCCGTTGAAGGTGATCAACCTTCCGAAATATCATGATTTCGTGAACCTTCGCCATACACCTGCACAGGTGCGTACAATGCTCGAAGACATGGGACATGACAATGTGGTCGCTTTCCAGACTCGTAACCCCTTGCATCGTATCCACGAGGAATTGACCAAACGTGCTGCCGCACAGGTCAACGGTTCTTTGATCGTTCACCCTGTTGTTGGTATGACCAAGCCCGGTGATGTGGATCACTATACTCGTGTCCGCACTTATAAAGCATTGGTCGATAACTACTACGACAAGAAAAACACAATGCTCAGCCTTCTACCGCTTGCCATGCGTATGGCCGGTCCACGTGAGGCGATTTTACATGCCATTATTCGCCGTAATCATGGCGCAAACCACTTCATTGTAGGACGCGATCATGCTGGGCCAGGCAATAACTCGGCGGGCAAACCGTTTTACGGTCCGTATGACGCGCAAGAGCTGATGACCAAGCACGAGACTGAACTCGGCGTCAAAATGGTTCCGTTCGAAATGCTGGTTTATCTTCCTGATGAAGATCGCTATGTGGAAGAAAAAGACGTACCGAAGGGTGCCAAAGTCGCCAATATTTCCGGCACACAGGTGCGCGATGATTATCTTGCAAAGGGCAAGTTATTGCCCGACTGGTTCACCCGCCCAGAGACCGCTGAGATCTTGCGTCAGATGTATCCGCCCAAGAATAAACAGGGTTTCTGCATCTGGTTCACTGGTTTGAGTGGGTCCGGTAAGAGCGCGACTACACAGGTGCTCACTTCGTTGATGCTCGAACGTGGACGTGAGATTGCCATCCTCGATGGTGACGTTGTCCGCACACATCTCTCAAAGGGACTTGGCTTCAGCAAGGAAGATCGTGATACCAACATTCTTCGTATTGGTTTTGTGGCTGGCGAAATTGTCCATGCTGGCGGCGCGGTCATTTGTGCCGCGATCAGCCCGTATCGTTCCACTCGTAACGAAGCCCGTAAGATGGTCGGCGATAACTTTATCACCGTTTACATGGATACTCCCGTCGAGGTCTGTGAAGAACGTGATGTGAAGGGATTGTATGCCAAGGCGCGCCAGGCAATGGAAGATGGCAAGCCGATGGGTTTCACCGGCGTAGATGATCCGTACGAACCGCCGATCGATCCTGAGATCACGCTCAAGGGATTTGGTGCCACCCCTGAAGAGAACGCCCATATCATCATCAAGTATCTCGAAGAACAGGGATATTTGAACAGTAACTAA